One Deinococcus grandis DNA window includes the following coding sequences:
- a CDS encoding PqqD family protein has translation MWNRPADLLVTDLDDELILMDPDSAEMYSLNGSARLLWQALPATEAALLDLLQRTYGLEAAAAHADLHAWLSDMGRRGLVQPA, from the coding sequence ATGTGGAACCGGCCCGCCGACCTGCTCGTCACCGATCTGGACGACGAGCTGATCCTGATGGACCCCGACAGCGCCGAGATGTACAGCCTGAACGGCAGCGCCCGCCTGCTCTGGCAGGCCCTGCCCGCCACCGAGGCCGCCCTGCTGGACCTCCTGCAACGCACCTACGGTCTGGAGGCCGCGGCCGCCCACGCCGACCTGCACGCGTGGCTGAGCGACATGGGTCGGCGCGGTCTCGTGCAGCCCGCCTGA
- a CDS encoding ExeM/NucH family extracellular endonuclease: MNAKSLLLAGLLALTACGTTTPVTITPAPTVNKARTFGLYELRVNQGGAATVQSVTGQATEIPFDQLSFTRTSMTNMVDEVRRVVHMTATFTVTNNTGTTITLPTFVPVDTDGAYATDGTGPFRNVRTRTGAPVSSRGMAVEIAHTNSGGAIAPDPAATPFLTNIDSGTLGLTLPAGTTAPNIGHRGWQTTQLPAGSSQTVTFAARVPLQGTEISDVDPFTFSLVFAVADNPGTVTNLTGIHAVQGATPSGNAATPVSGQSVAVEGVVTSVHTTNATTSLRGFFLQEEEIDIDGDVTTSDGIFVYCNTSCPSVSAGDRVRVTGTAAEAFNNTQITTTGAGVTTLTTGVPLPDAQPLTLPLDFSARERLEGMRVTTSGVVTNNFTLGRGASFDIADARVLNFTQLNAPDPTAYAAYQTTFNNRYIRIDDGSRVSNPDPEIFARGGQPLSAANTLRGGDTVNVTGVLGYGNDGWTGSGSIDTYRIHATQTNVQITDGSPRLSAPEAVGGTLRVGAMNVLNYFTTLSVSNSGCTPNGFDSTKSGTQYIMRGANTCEEFERQQDKIVAAIRGLNADVLNLMEIQNDFDKGSSSSVAWLVQKLNEKLGAGTYAYVNPGAKVGTDAISLAMIYKPASVTPVGNLAILNNSFDANYADTCNRPTWAQTFQSNTNGGRFTAVAMHLKSKGSKCDALGDTDTGDGQGNGYKARRNAATAIANWLGTNPTGVDESDRLLMGDYNAYAGEEPLSILATAGYANLFDRNVYSYQFDGQWGSLDQAVGSASLAAQVTGKTKWHINSDEPTVLDYNTEFKSAAQLTGFYAPDAFRSSDHDPLLIGLNLTADAPLVSTVTQTPDTATQTVTVGGASVTQNFTSTLTNATGPLTVTVTPVGGAPSIVSAPSTATSGAPFTVTVQAPAGTPTGTYEYTVTTENGGVSDSSTLTVTVNPAPVTTVTLTPSAASQSVNVSGAAATQSYAASGTNLTGDLTVTVTPVGSAPAIVSAPATATDGTPFTVTVQAPTGTAAGTYTYTVTAANNGQSSSSTLTVTVKPAPSITLSGTNKSVTVGAGTTTPVTVTRTNFTDSVTLNVDSVTGAGTAPTVTVNTQPGTGTSGTLNINATGATTGTYTVTVRGTGAGISDATTTLTVTVAPVPAPVNHIVISQAHGGGGNNGATYKNDFIELFNPTSSALSLNGLFLQFTSANSAFTNTPLALPNVSLAAGQYYLVQCAAGTSTTAAPLPTPDLTSCTFAMGAGSFKVALTNTNVAIGSTAGNVTGGNIVDFLGAASNQFEGSAAPAPSNTLSLQRAANGCADTDQNSTDFATGAPNPRSMATAVNICAAP, translated from the coding sequence GTGAACGCTAAAAGCCTCCTGCTCGCCGGACTGCTCGCCCTGACCGCGTGCGGCACCACCACACCGGTCACCATCACGCCCGCACCCACCGTCAATAAGGCCCGGACCTTCGGCCTGTACGAACTGCGCGTCAACCAGGGCGGCGCAGCGACCGTCCAGAGCGTCACGGGACAGGCCACGGAAATCCCCTTCGATCAGCTCAGTTTCACCCGCACCAGCATGACCAACATGGTGGACGAGGTCAGACGGGTCGTGCACATGACGGCCACCTTCACCGTCACCAACAACACGGGGACCACCATCACGCTCCCCACGTTCGTCCCGGTCGACACCGACGGCGCCTACGCCACCGACGGCACCGGCCCGTTCCGGAACGTCCGCACCCGCACCGGCGCGCCCGTCTCCAGCAGGGGCATGGCCGTCGAGATCGCTCACACGAACAGCGGCGGTGCCATCGCCCCCGACCCGGCCGCCACGCCGTTCCTGACGAACATCGACAGCGGCACGCTGGGCCTGACCCTCCCGGCCGGCACGACCGCACCCAACATCGGCCACCGCGGCTGGCAGACCACACAACTGCCCGCCGGCAGCAGCCAGACCGTCACATTCGCCGCTCGCGTCCCACTTCAGGGCACCGAGATCTCCGACGTGGACCCGTTCACGTTCAGTCTGGTCTTCGCTGTCGCCGACAACCCCGGCACGGTCACCAACCTGACCGGCATCCACGCAGTTCAGGGCGCCACGCCCAGCGGGAACGCCGCCACGCCCGTCAGCGGCCAGAGCGTCGCGGTCGAGGGCGTGGTCACGTCCGTTCACACCACCAATGCCACCACGTCCCTGCGCGGATTCTTCCTGCAGGAAGAAGAGATCGACATTGACGGCGACGTCACCACCAGTGACGGCATCTTCGTGTACTGCAACACCAGCTGCCCCAGCGTGAGCGCCGGTGACCGCGTGCGCGTGACCGGCACGGCCGCAGAGGCGTTCAACAACACCCAGATCACGACCACCGGGGCCGGTGTCACCACGCTGACGACCGGCGTGCCCCTCCCGGACGCGCAGCCGCTGACGCTCCCGCTGGACTTCAGCGCGCGTGAACGTCTGGAAGGCATGCGGGTCACCACCAGTGGAGTCGTCACGAACAACTTCACCCTGGGTCGAGGTGCGAGCTTCGACATTGCCGACGCGCGCGTCCTGAACTTCACGCAGTTGAACGCTCCGGACCCCACTGCGTACGCCGCGTACCAGACGACCTTCAACAACCGCTACATCCGCATCGACGACGGCAGCCGCGTGTCGAACCCCGATCCGGAGATCTTCGCGCGGGGAGGCCAGCCCCTGAGCGCCGCGAATACCCTGCGAGGTGGCGACACCGTCAACGTGACTGGTGTCCTCGGGTACGGCAACGACGGCTGGACGGGCAGCGGCAGCATCGACACGTACCGCATCCATGCCACGCAGACCAATGTTCAGATCACGGACGGCAGCCCCCGCCTGAGCGCTCCGGAAGCCGTGGGCGGCACCCTGCGCGTCGGCGCCATGAACGTCCTGAACTACTTCACGACGCTGTCGGTCAGCAACAGCGGCTGCACACCCAACGGCTTCGACTCGACCAAGAGCGGCACCCAGTACATCATGCGCGGCGCGAACACGTGCGAGGAATTCGAGCGGCAGCAGGACAAGATCGTGGCAGCCATCAGGGGCCTGAACGCCGACGTGCTGAACCTGATGGAAATCCAGAACGACTTCGACAAGGGCAGCAGCAGCTCCGTGGCGTGGCTCGTGCAGAAACTGAACGAGAAGCTCGGGGCCGGGACGTACGCCTACGTCAACCCCGGCGCGAAGGTCGGCACGGACGCCATCAGCCTCGCCATGATCTACAAACCCGCCTCCGTCACGCCCGTCGGGAATTTGGCGATTCTCAACAACAGTTTCGACGCGAACTACGCCGACACCTGCAACCGCCCCACCTGGGCGCAGACCTTCCAGAGCAACACCAACGGCGGGCGCTTCACGGCCGTCGCCATGCACCTGAAGAGTAAGGGAAGTAAATGCGACGCCCTGGGCGACACCGATACTGGCGATGGGCAGGGCAACGGGTACAAGGCCCGCCGCAACGCCGCGACCGCCATCGCCAACTGGCTCGGCACCAACCCCACCGGCGTCGACGAAAGCGACCGCCTCCTGATGGGCGACTACAACGCCTACGCGGGCGAGGAACCCCTGAGCATCCTCGCGACTGCCGGGTACGCCAACCTGTTCGACCGGAACGTGTACTCCTACCAGTTCGACGGGCAGTGGGGCAGCCTCGACCAGGCGGTCGGCAGCGCCAGCCTCGCCGCGCAGGTCACCGGGAAGACCAAGTGGCACATCAACAGCGACGAACCCACCGTGCTGGACTACAACACGGAATTCAAGAGCGCCGCACAGCTGACGGGCTTCTACGCCCCGGACGCGTTCCGCAGCAGCGACCACGACCCCCTGCTGATCGGCCTGAACCTCACCGCCGACGCGCCCCTGGTCTCGACCGTCACCCAGACGCCTGACACGGCCACGCAGACCGTCACCGTGGGCGGCGCGAGCGTCACGCAGAACTTCACGTCCACCCTCACCAACGCCACCGGCCCCCTGACCGTCACGGTCACGCCCGTCGGCGGCGCACCCAGCATCGTCAGCGCGCCCAGCACGGCCACCAGCGGCGCGCCCTTCACCGTGACCGTCCAGGCCCCTGCGGGCACCCCCACCGGCACGTACGAGTACACCGTCACCACCGAGAACGGCGGCGTCAGTGACAGCAGCACCCTGACCGTCACCGTGAACCCCGCCCCGGTCACCACCGTCACCCTGACGCCCAGCGCGGCCAGCCAGTCCGTCAACGTCAGCGGCGCGGCAGCCACCCAGAGCTACGCGGCGTCCGGCACCAACCTGACCGGCGACCTGACCGTCACCGTCACGCCCGTCGGCAGCGCCCCGGCCATCGTCAGCGCGCCCGCCACCGCCACCGATGGCACGCCCTTCACCGTCACCGTGCAGGCCCCCACCGGCACGGCAGCCGGGACGTACACGTACACGGTCACCGCCGCGAACAACGGCCAGAGCAGCAGCAGCACCCTGACCGTCACCGTGAAGCCCGCCCCCAGCATCACCCTGAGCGGCACGAACAAGAGCGTCACGGTGGGCGCTGGCACCACGACCCCCGTCACCGTGACGCGCACGAACTTCACGGACAGCGTCACCCTGAACGTGGACAGCGTGACCGGCGCGGGCACCGCCCCCACCGTCACCGTCAACACCCAGCCCGGCACCGGCACGAGCGGCACGCTGAACATCAACGCGACCGGCGCCACCACCGGCACGTACACCGTCACCGTGCGCGGCACCGGCGCAGGCATCAGCGACGCCACCACCACCCTCACCGTGACGGTCGCGCCCGTGCCCGCCCCCGTGAATCACATCGTGATCAGCCAGGCACATGGCGGGGGCGGCAACAACGGCGCCACTTACAAGAATGACTTCATTGAGCTGTTCAACCCCACGAGCAGTGCCCTGAGCCTGAACGGTCTGTTCCTCCAGTTCACCAGCGCCAACAGTGCGTTCACCAACACGCCTCTGGCTCTCCCGAATGTTTCCCTTGCGGCCGGTCAGTACTACCTCGTGCAGTGCGCAGCCGGAACCAGCACCACGGCGGCGCCTCTGCCAACGCCCGACCTGACCTCCTGCACCTTCGCAATGGGCGCCGGCTCCTTCAAGGTGGCCTTGACCAATACCAACGTGGCGATCGGCTCGACCGCTGGCAACGTGACTGGCGGGAACATCGTCGACTTCCTGGGGGCTGCGAGCAACCAGTTCGAAGGCTCGGCAGCTCCGGCGCCCAGCAACACCCTCAGCCTGCAGCGCGCCGCGAACGGATGCGCGGATACTGATCAGAACAGCACCGACTTCGCAACTGGCGCACCCAATCCCAGGAGCATGGCCACCGCAGTGAACATCTGCGCTGCGCCCTGA
- a CDS encoding LysM peptidoglycan-binding domain-containing protein translates to MRRLSVSLLLAGLGCAALAVPASVTVRSGDTLFRISTRTGVSVADIQRLNGLRGTTIRAGQVLRLVGPAGAATPARPASGAGPYTVKKGDTLSAIAARFGVTVAALQAGNSLRGTALAVGQRLKIPPRTRAAAPVRPPTTEVRVVYRYVRVGVKDTPQALAARYRLSVDDLRRLNGLGSFKHIVPGKKLLVPSRVPVPIPPKPQRDPVTFKRLTPLNVPMQIANVDLRWRSTLVAPVLPGRALVFNSGARVGELARRSGARVLVNGSYFHPQSFAPAGDIVTQGRLLTWGRIPQALAITPDNRAAIRPSATALLGRPLDTTWTGMETVIATGPRILSGGQVVTRYSTAFRDPALFGRAARSAVGLVSNRDLVLVSTHAKLTTTEMGKLLLRLGVRDALLLDGGSSAGIAWNGRAVLDSVRRVSYGIGVFTNYTGRRYAR, encoded by the coding sequence ATGCGGCGACTGTCTGTTTCTCTCCTGCTGGCCGGACTGGGCTGCGCCGCGCTGGCGGTACCGGCCAGCGTGACGGTCCGGAGCGGCGACACGCTGTTCCGCATCTCGACCCGCACCGGGGTCAGCGTGGCCGACATCCAGCGCCTGAACGGCCTGCGGGGCACCACCATCCGCGCCGGGCAGGTGCTGCGCCTCGTGGGACCGGCCGGCGCGGCCACCCCGGCCCGTCCGGCCAGTGGCGCGGGCCCGTACACCGTGAAGAAGGGGGACACCCTGAGCGCCATCGCCGCCCGCTTCGGCGTGACGGTCGCGGCACTTCAGGCGGGGAACAGCCTGCGGGGTACGGCGCTGGCGGTCGGGCAGCGCCTCAAGATCCCGCCCCGCACCCGCGCGGCCGCGCCGGTCCGGCCGCCCACCACCGAGGTCCGCGTGGTGTACCGCTACGTCCGCGTCGGCGTGAAGGACACCCCGCAGGCCCTCGCCGCCCGCTACCGCCTGAGCGTGGACGACCTGCGCCGCCTGAACGGCCTGGGCAGCTTCAAGCACATCGTGCCCGGCAAGAAACTCCTCGTGCCGTCGCGGGTGCCCGTCCCGATCCCCCCGAAACCGCAGCGTGACCCCGTGACCTTCAAGCGCCTGACGCCACTGAACGTGCCCATGCAGATCGCCAACGTGGACCTGCGCTGGCGCAGCACGCTCGTCGCCCCGGTGCTGCCCGGGCGGGCGCTGGTGTTCAATTCCGGCGCGCGGGTCGGGGAACTCGCCCGGCGCAGCGGCGCGCGCGTGCTCGTGAACGGCAGCTACTTCCACCCGCAGTCCTTCGCGCCCGCCGGGGACATCGTCACGCAGGGGCGACTGCTCACCTGGGGCCGCATCCCGCAGGCGCTGGCCATCACGCCGGACAACCGCGCCGCGATCCGGCCCAGCGCCACGGCGCTGCTGGGCCGCCCGCTGGACACCACCTGGACCGGCATGGAGACCGTGATCGCCACCGGGCCGCGCATCCTCAGCGGCGGGCAGGTCGTCACGCGCTACAGCACGGCGTTCCGTGACCCGGCGCTGTTCGGCCGCGCCGCGCGCAGCGCCGTGGGGCTGGTCAGCAACCGCGACCTCGTCCTGGTCAGCACGCACGCGAAACTCACGACCACCGAGATGGGCAAGCTGCTGCTGCGGCTGGGCGTGCGGGACGCGCTGCTGCTCGACGGGGGCAGCAGCGCCGGGATCGCCTGGAACGGCCGCGCCGTGCTGGACAGCGTGCGGCGCGTCAGTTACGGCATCGGGGTGTTCACGAACTACACCGGACGCCGCTACGCCCGCTGA